From Deinococcus ruber, a single genomic window includes:
- a CDS encoding ABC transporter permease: MLGFLGRRLGQGLVVLLLISLVTFFLINLAPGGPSAASKFESTAEERAAITKQLGLDQPVTVRYGLWAAQVVQGRFGNSLNGGQPIGPMVVQRLATTAQLGLAALLLSILIGIPLGILTAMRKNSVLDHLVNALSTLGMSIPDFWTGIVLILLFSVTWHVLPASGMADFSSGFSLVEWLRHLALPASVLAFVMLPNLLRFTRSSLLEVMNADYLRTARAKGVTEFWVIFKHALRNAFVPIVAMIGLLLPALLSGSVIVESVFGLPGMGRLAVDAALGRDYNTIMAVTLVAGAIVIFTNLLVDLAYSVIDPRIRRD, translated from the coding sequence ATGCTGGGTTTTCTGGGTCGCCGACTCGGGCAGGGCCTGGTGGTGCTGCTCCTGATTTCACTGGTGACGTTCTTTCTGATCAATCTCGCGCCGGGCGGCCCCAGTGCGGCGTCCAAATTCGAATCCACTGCCGAGGAGCGGGCCGCCATCACCAAGCAGCTCGGCCTCGACCAGCCGGTCACGGTGCGCTACGGGCTGTGGGCCGCTCAGGTGGTGCAGGGCAGGTTCGGCAACAGCCTGAACGGTGGGCAACCCATCGGGCCGATGGTGGTGCAGCGGCTGGCGACCACCGCGCAACTGGGGCTGGCAGCGCTGCTGCTGTCCATCCTGATCGGCATTCCGCTGGGCATCCTGACGGCGATGCGGAAAAACAGCGTGCTCGACCATCTGGTCAATGCCCTGAGCACCCTGGGTATGAGCATTCCCGATTTCTGGACGGGCATCGTGCTGATTCTGCTGTTCTCGGTGACGTGGCACGTGCTTCCGGCGTCGGGCATGGCCGACTTCAGCAGCGGCTTTTCACTGGTCGAGTGGCTGCGACATCTGGCGCTTCCAGCCAGTGTGCTGGCCTTCGTGATGCTGCCGAACCTGCTGCGCTTCACGCGCTCGTCGCTGCTGGAAGTCATGAACGCCGACTACCTGCGAACGGCCCGTGCCAAGGGCGTCACCGAGTTCTGGGTGATCTTCAAGCACGCCCTGCGAAACGCCTTCGTGCCGATTGTCGCCATGATCGGTCTGCTGCTGCCCGCGCTGCTGAGTGGCTCGGTGATCGTGGAAAGCGTGTTCGGGCTGCCGGGCATGGGCCGCCTGGCCGTCGATGCAGCGCTCGGACGCGACTACAACACCATCATGGCCGTGACGCTGGTTGCCGGAGCCATCGTCATCTTTACCAATCTGCTGGTCGATCTGGCGTATTCGGTCATCGATCCGAGGATTCGCCGTGATTGA
- a CDS encoding ABC transporter permease, whose protein sequence is MIEVATRSPAAPVKRRSSGLLRRLLRHPVGLSALVVLVLLYGAAFLGPLFYTASPTLTDPLNATADPSAQHLLGTDDLGRDVLSRLLYGGRITLLISIISMMVALSIGSLIGALAGFYRGWTETVLMRLVDTFMAIPSFFLILAAISVLGNSPPVVVIVVGLGFWPQVARIVHAEVSKIRNYEFVEAGRALGASGSRLIWRHVFPQALPSAAVLTTLGIAWSILTETGLSYLGLGIQPPLASWGNMLQNAQTYFWTKPVLAVYPGVMIALAVLCFNLLGNALRDLTDPRGSK, encoded by the coding sequence GTGATTGAGGTCGCGACCCGTTCTCCTGCCGCACCCGTCAAGCGGCGCTCGTCTGGCCTGCTGCGGCGGCTGCTGCGCCACCCGGTCGGTCTGAGTGCCTTGGTGGTGCTCGTGCTGCTGTACGGGGCGGCGTTCCTGGGGCCGTTGTTCTATACCGCCTCTCCCACCCTGACCGACCCGCTCAATGCCACTGCCGATCCGTCGGCGCAGCACCTGCTGGGTACCGACGACCTGGGACGCGACGTGCTTTCGCGGCTGCTGTACGGTGGGCGCATCACGCTGCTGATCAGCATCATCTCGATGATGGTGGCGCTCAGCATCGGCTCGCTGATCGGGGCGTTGGCGGGGTTTTACCGGGGCTGGACAGAAACTGTTCTGATGCGTCTGGTCGATACCTTCATGGCGATTCCCAGCTTCTTTCTGATTCTGGCGGCCATTTCGGTGCTGGGAAACAGCCCGCCCGTGGTGGTGATCGTGGTCGGACTGGGCTTCTGGCCGCAGGTGGCCCGCATCGTTCACGCCGAGGTCAGCAAGATTCGCAACTACGAATTCGTGGAGGCCGGGCGTGCGCTGGGAGCCAGTGGCAGCCGCCTGATCTGGCGGCACGTCTTTCCGCAGGCATTGCCATCGGCGGCAGTCCTGACCACCCTGGGTATCGCGTGGTCGATTCTGACCGAAACCGGCCTGAGTTACCTGGGACTCGGCATTCAGCCGCCGCTGGCATCGTGGGGCAACATGCTTCAGAACGCCCAGACGTACTTCTGGACGAAGCCGGTGCTGGCGGTGTACCCGGGCGTGATGATCGCGCTGGCGGTGCTGTGCTTCAACCTGCTCGGCAACGCCCTGCGCGACCTGACCGATCCGAGGGGAAGCAAATGA
- a CDS encoding BPL-N domain-containing protein, producing the protein MSESQLAPAWWTSVQQELAPLMPGLRVAFYASGGAPYHHAALVAHWGGVPVPLSADAIATGALAGFDVLIVPGGGLYGMSGLLEPLGNDGAARIRAWVEAGGLYIGSCAGAYLPAHWPESFAQQHPRQQALQLLDVPMANAADAGLGGLDSPGVGVVRAQRVPEHWLTAGLPDHFEVVHYNGPCFLPTTATGVTRLVGYGSAFTPWEHAQTPDAPGEVLIDRLIRQGACNVVAGSCGEGTVVLFGSHPEFGFGAVQLGWGVAARMFGNALGYQARRVGAAHAEERHDLSKSGPTPDLPRLADDFLRASTRLAGHSLPDAALPGAPGFLGRTAPALAAESLAEASQLCHRIGVALHGLARASPVPDHLAHWLFSTPEGTQDYGFVGLAQLAAQIHHLIDLAQQRLQHSADFTSPYGDWDQHPYHLLASSYLSAAGIAASAALATGTLISLGHYDLPSPYDLFSPDSSAHTGVNA; encoded by the coding sequence ATGAGCGAGTCACAGCTGGCTCCGGCCTGGTGGACTTCGGTGCAGCAGGAACTCGCCCCGCTGATGCCGGGCCTGCGGGTGGCGTTCTATGCGTCCGGCGGCGCACCGTACCACCATGCCGCGCTGGTGGCGCACTGGGGCGGCGTGCCGGTGCCGCTCAGCGCCGACGCCATCGCCACGGGCGCACTCGCGGGTTTCGACGTGCTGATCGTTCCCGGCGGTGGCCTGTACGGCATGAGCGGTCTGCTGGAACCACTGGGCAACGACGGAGCCGCCCGAATTCGCGCCTGGGTCGAAGCGGGCGGCCTGTACATCGGCTCGTGTGCGGGGGCGTATCTGCCTGCCCACTGGCCCGAGTCGTTCGCGCAGCAGCACCCCCGGCAGCAGGCCCTGCAACTGCTGGACGTGCCGATGGCAAACGCTGCCGATGCGGGCCTGGGCGGGCTGGACTCGCCGGGTGTGGGCGTGGTGCGGGCGCAGCGGGTGCCAGAACACTGGCTGACGGCGGGCCTGCCCGACCACTTCGAGGTGGTGCATTACAACGGCCCCTGCTTTCTGCCGACCACCGCGACCGGCGTGACTCGGCTGGTGGGTTACGGCAGCGCCTTCACGCCCTGGGAGCACGCCCAGACACCCGACGCGCCGGGCGAGGTGCTGATTGACCGTCTGATCCGGCAGGGTGCGTGCAACGTGGTCGCGGGGTCCTGCGGCGAAGGCACGGTGGTGCTGTTCGGCTCGCATCCGGAATTTGGATTCGGGGCCGTGCAGCTCGGCTGGGGCGTGGCCGCCAGGATGTTCGGCAACGCGCTGGGGTATCAGGCGCGGCGCGTCGGAGCGGCACACGCTGAAGAACGGCACGACCTTTCAAAATCGGGTCCCACCCCCGACCTGCCCCGGCTGGCCGACGACTTTCTGCGGGCCAGCACACGCCTTGCCGGGCATTCGCTGCCCGACGCCGCGCTGCCCGGTGCGCCCGGCTTTCTGGGCAGAACGGCTCCGGCGCTGGCCGCAGAAAGTCTGGCGGAAGCCTCTCAGCTGTGCCACCGCATCGGCGTGGCGCTGCACGGGCTGGCGCGGGCCTCACCGGTGCCGGATCATCTGGCCCACTGGCTGTTCAGTACGCCTGAGGGCACGCAGGATTACGGCTTCGTGGGTCTGGCGCAGCTCGCCGCTCAGATTCACCACCTGATCGACCTCGCGCAGCAGCGTCTTCAGCATTCGGCAGACTTCACCTCGCCCTACGGCGACTGGGACCAGCACCCGTATCACCTGCTCGCCAGCTCGTACCTCAGTGCGGCGGGTATAGCCGCCAGCGCCGCGCTTGCCACCGGCACGCTGATTTCTCTCGGCCACTACGACCTTCCAAGCCCCTACGACCTGTTCAGCCCGGACAGCTCTGCACACACAGGAGTGAACGCATGA